A single window of Thermoanaerobacterium sp. PSU-2 DNA harbors:
- a CDS encoding ABC transporter permease subunit, with the protein MVNDKKDKRKKFFRKLAQQKELVLIVIPFLVLLIIFSYVPLWGWIIAFKNFNPAVGINQSPWVGLENFKMLFEDPTFYQSIRNTLGISILKYFLGFFSSITLAILINEVRNVKFKKTVQTISYLPHFVSWVVAASIVLDVLSPDGVINQLLLKFHIIKQSINFIGVPHLFWPLMALSDMWKEVGWNSIIYLAAMTAIDSELYEAASIDGAGRIRRIFSITLPSIVPTIKILLILNAGWILNAGFEQVFLLSNPMVIDYSQTLELYVYNYGIPMGRFSFATAAGIFNSVVSLAMVTLANRISKALSGESAF; encoded by the coding sequence ATGGTAAATGATAAAAAAGACAAGAGAAAGAAGTTTTTTAGAAAATTAGCTCAGCAAAAGGAACTGGTATTGATTGTAATACCGTTTCTTGTATTGCTGATTATATTTAGCTATGTGCCGTTGTGGGGATGGATAATAGCATTTAAAAATTTTAATCCAGCTGTTGGAATAAACCAATCTCCTTGGGTCGGACTTGAAAATTTCAAAATGTTGTTTGAAGATCCAACTTTTTATCAATCAATACGAAATACGTTAGGAATTAGTATTTTAAAATATTTTCTTGGATTTTTTTCTTCAATAACATTGGCGATTCTGATAAATGAAGTTAGAAATGTGAAATTCAAAAAGACGGTGCAAACTATATCATATTTGCCTCATTTCGTTTCATGGGTTGTTGCAGCAAGTATCGTCCTTGATGTCTTATCACCAGATGGAGTTATAAATCAACTACTTCTAAAATTTCACATTATAAAGCAGTCTATAAACTTTATAGGAGTTCCACATCTTTTCTGGCCCTTGATGGCGCTTTCAGATATGTGGAAAGAAGTTGGATGGAATTCAATAATTTACCTGGCGGCAATGACTGCCATAGACAGTGAGTTATATGAGGCGGCAAGTATAGATGGAGCAGGCAGAATAAGAAGGATTTTCTCCATAACATTACCATCAATAGTGCCAACCATAAAAATACTTTTAATATTAAATGCAGGATGGATATTAAACGCAGGATTTGAACAAGTATTTCTATTATCAAATCCGATGGTTATAGACTACTCACAGACATTGGAATTGTATGTATACAATTATGGTATACCAATGGGGAGATTTTCATTTGCGACAGCAGCCGGTATATTTAACTCAGTTGTTTCTTTAGCAATGGTTACATTAGCAAATAGAATATCGAAGGCACTTAGTGGTGAAAGTGCATTTTAA